The stretch of DNA TGCCGTCGAGCGCCACGGCGCCGACCGCTGGGTCCGCTTCGTCAAGCGCAGGCTGCCGGGCGGTTACGGCGTCAGCATCATCTCCGACATTTCCGAGAGCAAGAAGCGCGAAGAGCAATGGCGCTCCGATCTGGAGCGGGTGCAGCTCACCGAGGACATTCTCGACAATCTGCCGTTCCCGCTATTCGTCAAGGATCGCAACCTCACCTATGTCGCGGTGAACCTTGCCTTCTGCGAGAAATATCAGACGAGCGCCGACGAGGTGCTCGGGCGCAAGAGCGGTGATCTTTTTTCAGAAGAGATCGCCAAGCGCTTCGAAGAAAGCGACCGCCATGTGCTGGAGACCGGCGAGATGTCCGTCTCCCGCCAGCGGCAGATCTCCCGCGACGGCATCGAGCGCGACATCGTCAGCCGCAAGCACCGCATCGGCAAGCCCGGCCGCTATTTCCTGGTGTCGACCATGCAGGATCTGCCGCGCGACGGCGCCGATCTCGACGAATTCGGCCAAGCGTCCGCGATCACCGCCTCCAGCAATCAAAGCTATCGCCGGGCCTATGTGCCGGTGCCAAGCGGCATCGAACGGCGCGAGCCGGCGGCGATGGAAGCGATCGTTCCGGAGAATTTCTCCGGCCGCAAGGTCCTCGTCGTCACTGCCGACCTCGCCGCCGAGACCGCCGCGCTGCGGACGCTGACGAAATACGGCTTCGAATCCTGCTCGGTCCGCGGTGAGGACGAAGAGGAGCGGTTCCTGGAAATCGCCACCTCCTCCGGCATTTCGCTCGATCTCTTGATCATCGACAACCAGATGGGCATGCGTTGCCTCGAACTTGCCGAACAATACGGTATTCCGGCGCTCGTCATGGACGGTTTCCAGATCGCCAACGAGCTCACCTTCCAGATCGCCCGCCATTTCAATCGCAACAGCCGCAACGCCGCCGGTTCGGATGCGGATTGGGAAATCAGCACTTCCGACGACGCGATTGGCCTGCAAGTTCTCGTCGCCGAAGACAACGATATCAACCAGATCGTCTTTTCGCAGATCCTCGAAGGTCTCGGCTATCGCCATATGCTGGCGGCGACCGGCGACGAGGCCGTGCGCCTCTGGGCCGAGCACCGGCCGCAGATCGTGCTGATGGATATTTCCCTGCCGGGCTTTAACGGCTTCGAGGCCGCGCGCCTCATCCGGCAGATGGAGGAAACCGGCGGCAGCATCCGCACCCCGATCATCGGCGTGCTCACCCAGGCCTTCGAGCGCGACCGCGCCGAATGCGTCAAGTCAGGCATGGACGACGTCATCATGAAACCCGTCAGCCCCGACATGCTGGAGACCATATTTCAGAAATACCTAATGAATGAGGCCATGCGGGCGCAAAACTGAAGCATGTCGCGGAAAAGTGTGCAGGCGCCAAAATACCCGTCAACTCCCTAGATTTTGGGGAGGTTCAGGCGGCTATGCCGCTGATTTACTATCGAATTGTTAAGACCTGCCGGTCATTCTTCTGCATGGCTCCGGAGGAAAGCTCGGGTTTGGATGATGAAATCGGCGGACATAGCTTTCTTGACCGTCGGTCAGAATGAGCTTCAGGCGATGGCCTATACCGATCCGCTGACCGGATTGGGCAATCGCAATCGCATGCGGGACAAGGTCTTGCAGATCTCCGCTGAGCGCGCCAGCGATCCGGCCCCCTTCACCATCGGTATCGTCAACCTCGACAGTTTCAAGCCGATCAACGATCTATTCGGCTCGACAGCCGGCGATGAAATCCTCTGCCAGGTCGCCCATCGTCTCAGGGCCTGTATTCCGGATGGCGCGCTGGTTACCCGCCACGATGGCGACGAATTCGCCTTCGTGCTGCCGTTGATCTTCGAGCGGGCGAGTGCCGAGAAATTCGGCCAGATGATCCGCGAGGTGCTGTCGGCGCCGTATGACCTCGGGGACCGCAATGTCCGTCTCTCCGCCTCCCTCGGCTTTTCCATCTATCCCTTCGCCGGAGAGGATTGCGAGGAACTGCTGAAGAGCGCCGAAACCGCGCTCTACCGTTCCAAGCGCCGCGGCCGCGGCCAGATCACCGTCTATTCGCGCGAGATCGCCCAGGAGATGAAGCGCGCCACGCAGCTGGAGCAGGCGCTCAGAAACGCCATCATCTCGGATGCTATCGATGTGCATTTCCAGCCGATCGTCTCGCTGTCCAACAATCAGGTCGTCGGCTTCGAGGCGCTCGCCCGCTGGAACGATCCCGATCTCGGCTTCGTGTCGCCCGGCGTCTTCGTGCCGCTGGCCGAAGAGCGCGGCTTCATCGATGCGCTGTCGGAGGCGCTGCTGCGCAAAGCCGCCGAAGCCGCACTTTCCTGGCCGCGCGAACTCTTCCTGT from Rhizobium leguminosarum bv. trifolii WSM1325 encodes:
- a CDS encoding putative PAS/PAC sensor protein (KEGG: rec:RHECIAT_CH0000938 probable two-component sensor histidine kinase protein~TIGRFAM: PAS sensor protein~PFAM: response regulator receiver; PAS fold domain protein; PAS fold-4 domain protein~SMART: response regulator receiver; PAS domain containing protein), encoding MSAGFEKADTSSEIDGAPAEADLQTALFDVVCDSLSAAFIIYDKNDHLVFASRQILEFFPLPSEMLKPGTRLRDFLGAMYDTGIRQQYDVRQGGSLSREDWLSQKIASHWRERFDAVERHGADRWVRFVKRRLPGGYGVSIISDISESKKREEQWRSDLERVQLTEDILDNLPFPLFVKDRNLTYVAVNLAFCEKYQTSADEVLGRKSGDLFSEEIAKRFEESDRHVLETGEMSVSRQRQISRDGIERDIVSRKHRIGKPGRYFLVSTMQDLPRDGADLDEFGQASAITASSNQSYRRAYVPVPSGIERREPAAMEAIVPENFSGRKVLVVTADLAAETAALRTLTKYGFESCSVRGEDEEERFLEIATSSGISLDLLIIDNQMGMRCLELAEQYGIPALVMDGFQIANELTFQIARHFNRNSRNAAGSDADWEISTSDDAIGLQVLVAEDNDINQIVFSQILEGLGYRHMLAATGDEAVRLWAEHRPQIVLMDISLPGFNGFEAARLIRQMEETGGSIRTPIIGVLTQAFERDRAECVKSGMDDVIMKPVSPDMLETIFQKYLMNEAMRAQN
- a CDS encoding diguanylate cyclase/phosphodiesterase (KEGG: ret:RHE_CH00850 putative sensory box/GGDEF family protein~TIGRFAM: diguanylate cyclase~PFAM: EAL domain protein; GGDEF domain containing protein~SMART: EAL domain protein; GGDEF domain containing protein) — its product is MMKSADIAFLTVGQNELQAMAYTDPLTGLGNRNRMRDKVLQISAERASDPAPFTIGIVNLDSFKPINDLFGSTAGDEILCQVAHRLRACIPDGALVTRHDGDEFAFVLPLIFERASAEKFGQMIREVLSAPYDLGDRNVRLSASLGFSIYPFAGEDCEELLKSAETALYRSKRRGRGQITVYSREIAQEMKRATQLEQALRNAIISDAIDVHFQPIVSLSNNQVVGFEALARWNDPDLGFVSPGVFVPLAEERGFIDALSEALLRKAAEAALSWPRELFLSFNLSSAQLMDPGTSSSVLSILGRVGFDPHRLELEITETAVMSSADTAHRIIADLRAAGVRISLDDFGTGQSSLGRLRDFIFDKIKIDRAFVSRINSDRASEHIIKAILTMCEGLELEVVAEGIEDYAEAVKLRTLGCGMGQGYHFGRPADGIATLRFLHENYYDPTMVERVSA